A genomic stretch from Halobacillus ihumii includes:
- a CDS encoding cytochrome c biogenesis CcdA family protein translates to MADINLLLAFGAGFLSFISPCNLPLYPAFLSYITGMSLDDLQDKKLLAKKQPFLHTLFFLFGFSIIFIAIGFSTSWIGGWFIRYDDLIRQLGAILIIFLGLVTLGIFKPEVLMKDYKVPLKNRPQGYLGSSAVGMGFAAGWTPCTGPILAAVIALGVSSPNQAVLYMICYVLGFSIPFIIMALFIGRLKWIRKHNRKIMAVGGYAMIAMGIVLFFGWMTQFTSFITNQFFGGWTGF, encoded by the coding sequence ATGGCTGATATCAATCTACTATTAGCCTTTGGAGCAGGGTTTTTATCATTTATTTCGCCTTGTAATTTACCCTTATATCCTGCATTTCTATCTTATATTACTGGAATGTCCCTAGATGATTTACAGGACAAAAAATTGTTGGCTAAGAAACAACCCTTTCTTCACACATTATTTTTCCTCTTTGGTTTTTCCATCATTTTCATTGCTATTGGTTTTTCAACATCTTGGATTGGTGGGTGGTTTATTCGTTATGATGATTTAATTCGCCAATTAGGTGCCATCTTAATTATCTTTTTAGGCTTAGTGACGCTCGGGATCTTTAAACCTGAAGTACTGATGAAAGATTATAAAGTTCCCCTAAAAAACCGTCCTCAAGGATATCTAGGGTCAAGTGCTGTCGGTATGGGATTCGCAGCTGGATGGACCCCTTGTACAGGCCCGATCCTTGCCGCTGTCATTGCTCTTGGAGTCTCTTCCCCTAACCAAGCTGTTCTGTATATGATCTGTTATGTCTTAGGGTTTTCTATTCCTTTTATAATCATGGCTCTTTTTATCGGAAGGTTAAAATGGATTAGAAAACATAACAGGAAAATCATGGCTGTTGGTGGTTATGCCATGATTGCAATGGGAATCGTCTTATTTTTTGGTTGGATGACTCAATTTACTTCCTTTATAACCAATCAGTTTTTTGGTGGTTGGACTGGATTTTAG